Within Candidatus Methylomirabilota bacterium, the genomic segment TACGACCGGCTGCCGGCCCTGGCGGCCGAGCTGGTCTCCCTGAAGATCGACGCCATCTTCGCGCTCGCCTCTCCGTCGGTGGCCGCGGCCAAGCGCGCCACCACGACGATCCCGATCGTTTTCGAGACCCTGGGCGACGCGATCGCCGCCGGGCTGGTGAAGGACCTGGCGCGGCCGGGCGGAAACGTCACCGGGATATCCGGCTTCGCGCCGGAGTTGAGCGCCAAGCGGCTCGAGCTTATCCGGGAACTCCTGCCGAGCGCCGAGCGCGTCGGGCTCCTCGCGAACCCACTCAATACCGGCACGCCGACGGTCATCCGGGCCACCCAGGCCGCCGCCAGGCGGATGGGGATTGTGCTCCACATTGTCGACGTCCAGCGCCCTCGCGACCTCGACGGGGCTTTCGAAGCGATGCTCCGTCCCCGTAGCCACGCCTTGCTGGTGGTGGCGGACCCCGTGCTCTTCAGCCGGCGGCAGCGGATCGTGGAGCTGGCGACCCGGCATCGGCTGCCGGCGGTGTACGAGCACAGGGCGTTCATAGAAGTCGGTGGGCTGGCATCCTACGGGCCTGACCAGACCGAGCGTTTCCGGCAAGCGGCCGACTACGTCGATCGCATCCTGAAGGGAGCCAGGCCAGGAGATCTACCGATCCAGCAGCCGAGCACGTTCGAGCTCATGCTGAATCTGCGAGCGGCGGAGCGCCTGGGGCTCGCCATCCCCACGACAGTGCGGCTGCGCGCGACCCACGTGATCGACTGATCACGCGGGTGCCGGGGCTCCGGCGTCAGCCGGCCCGGGCCTGGCGGACGGCGCAGACGACGGGCTTGGTCCGTCGACAGGATGAGCAGGTTCCCTCGGCGACCTTGAAGCCCGTCAGCTTGTCCAGCGTGGCCAGCACCGCCTGCGCCTCGGCCAGCGTCGTCTTCGCCGCCAGCGCCAGGCAGCCATCGCACAGCTCGGTGCCCGGCTCCGCGTGCAGAATTGCCGTGATCCGATCTTCGATCGTGTCTCTTGTCATATGCCTCCTGGTCGGTCACGGGAGTGTAGCACGGTCGGAGGTATATGATCCGGTCGATCACGATGATCGCCCTCGACGTTGTCACCAAGGCGTTCGGCGACCGGGTAGCGGTGGATCGCGTCTCGCTAGCCGTCGAAGCCGGTAGCACCCACGTCCTGCTGGGCTCGACGGGGTCCGGCAAGTCGACGATCTTGCGGCTCATCCTCGGCCTGCTGCAACCCGATGCGGGC encodes:
- a CDS encoding ABC transporter substrate-binding protein, with protein sequence MDAGRRALLLGSLAALLGPRAALAQTAERVARVGILGPTTPKHFAAGISAFREGLRGRGWLEGQNLVIEARFAQERYDRLPALAAELVSLKIDAIFALASPSVAAAKRATTTIPIVFETLGDAIAAGLVKDLARPGGNVTGISGFAPELSAKRLELIRELLPSAERVGLLANPLNTGTPTVIRATQAAARRMGIVLHIVDVQRPRDLDGAFEAMLRPRSHALLVVADPVLFSRRQRIVELATRHRLPAVYEHRAFIEVGGLASYGPDQTERFRQAADYVDRILKGARPGDLPIQQPSTFELMLNLRAAERLGLAIPTTVRLRATHVID